One genomic segment of Fusobacterium nucleatum includes these proteins:
- a CDS encoding thiamine phosphate synthase — translation MIENKIKLNTITNRKLCENENLEKQIEKIFSAYKRKIILEDFEVVALTLREKDLYKNEYLKLVEKIYPICQKYRIDLILHQNYDLNLDEKYNIGGIHLSYDSFKSLNKNIREGLIKKYKKIGVSIHSIDEAKEVEMLGATYIVAGHIFKTDCKKDLEPRGLKFIQELSLILTIPIFAIGGINQENSYLVINSGAFGVCMMSSLMKY, via the coding sequence ATGATAGAAAATAAAATTAAATTGAATACTATCACTAATAGAAAATTATGTGAGAATGAAAATCTTGAAAAACAAATTGAAAAAATTTTTTCTGCTTATAAAAGAAAAATTATTTTAGAAGATTTTGAGGTTGTTGCACTCACTTTAAGAGAAAAAGATTTATATAAAAATGAATATTTAAAATTAGTTGAAAAGATCTATCCTATTTGTCAAAAATATAGGATAGATTTAATCTTACATCAGAATTATGATTTAAACTTAGATGAGAAATATAATATTGGGGGGATTCATTTAAGTTATGATAGTTTTAAATCTTTAAATAAAAATATTAGGGAAGGACTTATAAAGAAATATAAAAAGATAGGAGTTTCTATCCATAGTATTGATGAAGCAAAAGAAGTAGAAATGTTAGGAGCAACTTATATAGTTGCAGGACATATATTTAAAACAGATTGTAAGAAAGATTTAGAACCTAGAGGGTTAAAATTTATTCAAGAATTATCATTAATATTAACTATTCCAATATTTGCAATAGGTGGAATAAATCAAGAAAATTCTTATTTAGTTATAAATAGTGGAGCTTTTGGTGTATGTATGATGTCAAGCTTGATGAAATATTAA
- the thiH gene encoding 2-iminoacetate synthase ThiH, with protein sequence MDLENISSDIMDKVITEMNSYDYNSFSDEDIKEALNKDYLSIKDFQALLSPKAINYLEEMAQKAKLFRERYFGNSVYIFTPLYISNYCDNYCVYCGFNSHNKIKRARLNFEQIEQELKEIAKSGLQEILILTGESERYSDVEYIGEACKLARKYFNNVGIEIYPVNVKDYEYLNSCGADYVTIFQETYNNEEYKKLHLEGHKKVFSYRFNSQERALMGGMKGVAFGALLGLDDFRKDAFSTGYHAYLLQKKYPYAEISISCPRLRPVINNLKVEKEIITERELFQIICAYRLFLPFANITISTRENSIFRDNIIKIAATKISAGVDTGIGTHTECSSKKGDEQFEIADKRTVAEIFEKIKSEDLQPVMNDYIYLKD encoded by the coding sequence ATGGATTTAGAAAATATTAGCTCAGATATTATGGATAAAGTAATAACTGAAATGAATAGTTATGACTATAATTCTTTTTCAGATGAAGATATAAAGGAGGCTTTAAATAAAGATTATTTATCTATAAAAGATTTTCAGGCACTTTTATCTCCAAAAGCTATAAATTATCTTGAAGAAATGGCACAGAAAGCAAAATTATTTAGAGAAAGATATTTTGGAAATTCAGTATATATATTTACTCCCTTATATATTTCAAATTATTGTGATAATTACTGTGTCTATTGTGGTTTTAACTCACATAATAAAATAAAAAGAGCCAGATTAAATTTTGAGCAGATAGAACAGGAATTAAAAGAAATTGCTAAAAGTGGATTACAAGAAATATTGATACTCACAGGAGAAAGTGAAAGATATTCTGATGTTGAATATATAGGGGAAGCTTGTAAATTAGCAAGAAAATATTTTAATAATGTCGGAATTGAAATATATCCAGTTAATGTAAAAGATTATGAGTATCTAAATTCTTGTGGAGCTGACTATGTAACAATCTTCCAAGAAACATATAACAATGAGGAATATAAAAAATTGCATTTAGAAGGGCATAAAAAAGTTTTTTCGTATAGGTTTAATTCACAAGAAAGAGCTTTAATGGGAGGTATGAAAGGAGTTGCCTTTGGTGCATTGTTAGGACTAGATGACTTTAGAAAAGATGCTTTTTCAACTGGCTATCATGCTTATCTTTTACAGAAAAAATATCCTTATGCTGAAATTTCTATTTCTTGCCCAAGATTAAGACCTGTTATTAATAATTTAAAAGTAGAAAAAGAAATTATCACAGAAAGAGAATTATTTCAAATTATATGTGCATATAGATTGTTTTTACCCTTTGCAAATATAACAATATCTACAAGGGAAAACTCTATTTTTAGAGATAATATCATAAAAATAGCTGCAACAAAAATTTCAGCAGGAGTAGATACAGGAATAGGTACACATACAGAATGCTCAAGTAAAAAAGGTGATGAACAGTTTGAAATAGCAGATAAAAGAACAGTAGCTGAAATATTTGAAAAGATAAAAAGTGAAGACTTACAACCTGTAATGAATGACTATATTTATTTAAAGGATTAA
- a CDS encoding V-type ATP synthase subunit I has translation MAIVKMKKFKLFALEKDRKPLLKELQKFDYVHFIKTSNEENEELKEVQIPENVNLLKEKSQKVKWMINYLLKLFPKEVKEKISNNPTEHLLFVQIEQQADKYDFNKDYETLDRISKEIEANKEEIINLEIRRKEIDSWRNIKEPIENLKAFKTAKIFLGTVPKKGFEALKDSVRSFDKAYVEEISQDSTMINLMVLGSKLEEKELRNQLKIHSFTELNFDFKGTFEEEFEKIKLREEEIKKANNKLKNTAEKLLKIFPKLEVQDNFLNNLLLRENIVSNFRKTDTVDIIEGYIPADMEYEFKKLITRISSRNSHLEISDVDKDNPEVPILLKNSGLTGLFASITQMYALPRYNEIDPTPILSIFYWVFFGMMVADFAYGLILCLVSGVALMVGKFSESTGKFLKFFFALSFSTMIWGLLYGSAFGDLIKLPTQVLDSSKDFMSILILSIIFGAAHLIMGLAIKAYILIKNGHFIDAVYDVFLWYLTLTSLIMLILAGKFEFSPFTKNVFLICAIVGMLGIVIFGARDAETLMGRIGGGIYSLYGVTSYIGDFVSYLRLMALGLAGGFIAGAINIIVRMLVSGGIPGIILGVVIFAFGQVFNIFLSVLSAYVHTSRLMYVEFFSKFYEGGGKAFKKFRV, from the coding sequence ATGGCAATAGTTAAAATGAAAAAATTTAAATTGTTTGCTCTTGAAAAAGATAGAAAACCTTTATTAAAAGAGTTACAAAAATTTGATTATGTCCATTTCATCAAAACCTCAAATGAAGAAAATGAAGAGTTAAAGGAAGTACAAATTCCTGAAAATGTTAATCTACTTAAAGAAAAAAGTCAAAAAGTTAAGTGGATGATAAATTATTTATTAAAGCTTTTTCCTAAGGAAGTAAAGGAAAAAATTTCAAACAATCCCACTGAACACTTACTTTTTGTACAAATAGAACAACAAGCAGATAAATACGATTTTAATAAAGATTATGAAACTTTGGATAGAATAAGTAAAGAAATTGAGGCTAATAAAGAGGAAATTATAAATCTTGAAATTAGAAGAAAAGAGATAGATAGTTGGAGAAATATAAAAGAACCAATTGAAAATTTAAAGGCTTTTAAAACAGCAAAAATATTTTTAGGTACTGTACCAAAGAAAGGCTTTGAAGCTCTGAAGGATAGTGTAAGAAGTTTTGATAAAGCATATGTGGAAGAAATTTCACAGGATTCAACTATGATAAATTTAATGGTTTTAGGTTCAAAATTAGAAGAAAAAGAATTAAGAAATCAGTTGAAGATTCATAGTTTTACAGAACTTAATTTTGATTTTAAAGGTACTTTTGAGGAAGAGTTTGAAAAGATAAAACTGAGAGAAGAAGAAATAAAAAAAGCTAATAATAAGTTAAAAAATACAGCTGAAAAACTTTTAAAAATTTTTCCAAAACTAGAAGTACAGGATAATTTTTTGAATAATCTATTATTGAGAGAAAATATAGTTTCTAATTTCAGGAAAACAGATACTGTGGATATTATAGAAGGTTATATTCCAGCAGATATGGAATATGAATTTAAAAAACTTATCACAAGAATTTCAAGTAGAAATAGCCATTTAGAAATTTCAGACGTGGATAAGGATAATCCAGAAGTACCAATTTTACTAAAAAATTCTGGTTTAACAGGACTATTTGCCTCTATAACTCAAATGTATGCACTACCAAGATATAATGAAATTGACCCTACACCAATATTATCAATATTTTATTGGGTATTCTTTGGAATGATGGTGGCAGATTTTGCCTATGGTTTAATATTATGTTTGGTATCAGGTGTTGCATTGATGGTAGGAAAATTTAGTGAATCAACTGGAAAATTTTTAAAATTTTTCTTTGCATTAAGTTTTTCAACTATGATATGGGGATTACTCTATGGTAGTGCTTTTGGTGATTTAATTAAATTACCGACACAAGTTTTAGATTCGTCAAAAGACTTTATGTCAATTTTAATACTTTCAATAATATTTGGAGCTGCTCATTTAATAATGGGTTTAGCTATTAAAGCGTATATACTTATAAAAAATGGGCATTTTATAGATGCTGTATATGATGTTTTCTTATGGTATTTGACTTTAACAAGTTTAATAATGCTTATTCTTGCAGGAAAATTTGAATTCAGCCCATTTACAAAAAATGTTTTCCTAATATGTGCTATTGTTGGAATGTTGGGAATTGTAATTTTTGGAGCAAGAGATGCAGAAACATTAATGGGAAGAATAGGTGGAGGAATTTATTCATTATATGGAGTTACATCATACATAGGAGATTTTGTTTCTTATTTAAGGCTTATGGCATTAGGTTTAGCAGGAGGTTTTATAGCAGGGGCTATAAATATTATTGTAAGGATGCTTGTAAGTGGGGGAATACCTGGAATTATACTAGGAGTAGTCATATTTGCATTTGGACAGGTATTTAATATATTTTTAAGTGTTCTATCTGCTTATGTACACACTTCAAGACTTATGTATGTGGAATT
- the thiF gene encoding sulfur carrier protein ThiS adenylyltransferase ThiF — protein sequence MELKEEDLLKRNVKGISKKLKKTRVCILGLGGLGSNVAVLLARSGIGYLKLVDFDIVEASNLNRQQYRISHIGIKKTEAMKSIIREINPFVEVDILDIKVDRENIYSIVGDIEIVVEAFDRAETKAMTLEELLTDKNKIVVSASGMAGLGSANEIVTRKIKDNFYLIGDNYSDYEEYSGIMSTRVMLCAAHQANMVLRLILGEKGE from the coding sequence ATGGAATTAAAAGAAGAAGATTTACTTAAAAGAAATGTAAAAGGTATATCTAAAAAATTAAAGAAAACAAGAGTTTGTATTTTAGGTTTGGGCGGCTTAGGCTCTAATGTAGCTGTCTTACTTGCAAGATCAGGAATAGGATACTTAAAATTAGTTGATTTTGATATTGTTGAAGCAAGTAATTTGAATAGACAACAGTATAGAATATCTCATATAGGAATAAAAAAAACAGAAGCAATGAAAAGTATTATAAGGGAGATTAATCCTTTTGTAGAAGTTGATATCTTGGATATAAAAGTAGATAGAGAAAATATATATTCAATAGTTGGAGATATTGAAATTGTTGTAGAAGCCTTTGATAGAGCTGAAACAAAAGCTATGACATTAGAAGAATTGCTAACAGATAAAAATAAAATAGTTGTATCTGCCTCAGGAATGGCAGGTTTAGGTTCAGCAAATGAAATTGTCACAAGAAAAATTAAAGATAATTTTTATTTGATAGGAGACAATTATTCTGATTACGAAGAATATTCAGGTATTATGTCAACAAGAGTTATGCTTTGTGCTGCCCACCAAGCCAATATGGTTTTAAGATTGATATTGGGAGAAAAAGGAGAATAA
- a CDS encoding thiazole synthase, with product MKDSFKLGNKEFNSRFILGSGKYSNELINGAINYAEAEIVTVAMRRAVSGVQENILDYIPKNITLLPNTSGARSAEEAVKIARLARECTQRDFIKIEVIKDSKYLLPDNYETIKATEILAKEGFIVMPYMYPDLNVARALRDAGASCIMPLAAPIGSNKGLITKEFIQILIDEIDLPIIVDAGIGKPSQACEAMEMGVTAIMANTAIATANDIPRMARAFKYAIQAGREAYLAKLGRVLEKGASASSPLTGFLNEVD from the coding sequence ATGAAAGATAGTTTTAAACTTGGTAATAAAGAATTTAATTCAAGATTTATTCTTGGTTCAGGTAAATATTCAAATGAATTAATAAACGGTGCTATTAACTATGCAGAAGCAGAAATAGTAACTGTTGCAATGAGAAGGGCTGTCAGTGGAGTTCAAGAAAATATTTTAGACTATATTCCTAAGAATATAACTTTACTTCCTAATACTTCTGGTGCAAGAAGTGCAGAAGAAGCAGTGAAAATAGCAAGACTTGCAAGAGAGTGTACTCAGAGAGATTTTATAAAAATTGAGGTAATCAAAGATAGTAAATATCTTTTACCTGATAACTATGAAACTATAAAGGCAACTGAAATCTTAGCAAAAGAAGGTTTTATTGTTATGCCATATATGTATCCAGATTTGAATGTTGCAAGAGCTTTAAGGGATGCAGGAGCAAGTTGTATAATGCCTCTTGCAGCACCAATAGGCTCTAATAAGGGATTAATAACAAAGGAATTTATACAAATTTTAATAGATGAGATAGACTTACCAATAATAGTTGATGCAGGTATAGGAAAACCTTCACAGGCTTGTGAAGCAATGGAAATGGGAGTAACTGCAATTATGGCTAATACTGCAATAGCAACAGCAAATGACATTCCAAGAATGGCAAGGGCTTTTAAGTATGCAATACAAGCAGGAAGAGAAGCTTATCTTGCAAAATTAGGTAGAGTTTTAGAAAAGGGTGCTTCTGCTTCTTCACCACTTACTGGCTTTTTAAATGAGGTGGATTAA